The Spodoptera frugiperda isolate SF20-4 chromosome 25, AGI-APGP_CSIRO_Sfru_2.0, whole genome shotgun sequence genome includes the window aattgTAGAAAAAGCATTATTCAGTCATTGTTTAAAATGCCAtacattcttttttataattttgtgggAGTTTGCTCCGGAGCACCTTTGGTCGAACTGCTTATATGCATTAAAAAACATTAGTAcctacacataataattatgtcaaataTTGAATGCGCTCTTGCGTAGCACTATCTgataaaactgaatattttaatCTGTAATCCATTAGTCAGTGTGGAAACTATGACAAAGTCCTCTtatcatagtccagcagtggattgTCACTGGCTGTTAAAGAAAGAGAAAGCTAAATTCGGTATTGTAAAAATGAAACTAACGATATTGGTATTTGTTGGTAATTAAGAACGCAACCTTTTATAatgtcaagtttttttttaaattattgttattgttaggatggcaacatttttttctctCTTTTCTGTTTTTGGCGGCAAAGCTGTTGTATGTGTAAAAGGTTAGCTCAATATACCtagctattttattattttccgtATTCTTAACAGTTTTATTCGTCATCCACCTCTTAAAATCATCATGTTAGCAGAGCGTGGTTGATTAAAGTACAAACACAGTtagaagaaacaaaaataaccgATCGACGTATATTGAGTTGGCCGGTCAACCTCAATTCTGGTgtggtttcacagcttaacattttcatagcatatctacatagcacatctctgatggaaaagaaCACAAGTGGTTGTATGTGTTATTAACCTTTAAAAGCCCGCGTTTAAACTTTTAACGTGTCGCCGCATCTCTGACGCTAAACCATACATTCTGGGAAATATATGAGTACCTAGGTTATTTCTAgttccgttttttttttcacttattaatgtacctacttataattgtttgttttcaataattttctatatattataaaaattattcacaaaatatgttgctaagcgcaaatctcgagaaaaGCTTTTTTATTGCTAGGAAAAGGTTCtcatgtaaaaaaaacaaagacacGCAAAAAATTTTCAACACAGTGGCTaggattattattaaataaaataccacaCCGGAgtgtttaaacaaaataacatgtaCTTTTATTGCGAACatgttattatttctttatttgtggaCATTTCAAAATTACCTGGTCTATTTATggttaattggaataaattatttgactatGACTTTGCGACACAGTTTTTGAGACATTGGTGCACTTAGATCAAATATTTCctcatttaatttaaagagtTTAAAAGAGTAGTTTCAGCTCTGCAGGTGGCTTTGTTTAACTAgctttagatttagatttcagccgtGATAGTCctactgcagggcaaagacctccctaccctccttccactcctctctgtgtaatgctttttgcgaaaaaaaaaactgtttaactacctacttttttatttccCAGTGAGGTGTTCAAAGCATTGAACAAAACACGCGGCCTATACCTCAGGTGGCAGGAGATTTCGAAGGCGCCCACTATACCCAATAGTCCTGAAGTGGAATGGACTTCAACGGAGTTGAGGAACGCTCTCCGTAGTATTGAATGGGACTTAGAGGACTTAGAAGATACTATCAATatcctttttaattaatatcataattaatattaataaacacatTCTCATTATTTTGAAATCTAATTACATAGTTAATGTTTTATGACCACACATGTTGTAAAAATCTTATCACACACAACATCAATaacctataagtagccactgctgaccaaacgccTCTTCTCGCCCGtagaagttttgagcattaatcaccacgcttgctcattgcCGGTAAGCAAAAAATcttatcacaaaaataatttcctgAACAAACTTTCCACGTATCGTagaaaaaaattcatcaaaattcaaaattgacAATAAAGAAATTTCGGAAAGACGGAGTTTTATAGAAGCTACGAAGCAAGAAGTGAAGGTAAGTGTTGTAGTACCTGTATgaagtttatttgattttaatatcttaTGACGATAggttactaataattttaacttgttAACTGTGtgatatcaacagcctataagtggccccTGTTGACCAAAGACCTCATCTCGTACGgacaaggtttgagcattaatcaccacgtttgctcaatgcgggttggcgatttcagacttagtattaaaaatgtgatgttttccttcaccgtttgtcagtggtaaaTAGCATTACAAAGTATATAAAACGTACAAAATAGTCACAGTGATAgttgccgttgataggtttcgaatccgcactcccgtgcatgagaagcgggcgtcttataCCTCTGGGCCACCTCGACATTTTTCACCGTGATAAGCTATTACTAATGGCTATCGAAAACTGTACATTAAGTGgctgtaaaataaataccacaCAGTATTTGGACTGAACTGCGAAACACTCAGTATCTAATCATTCGTCTTATTGTAACGACAATCGTGTACTTAGTACTAACAATGTTCTTGTTTAAGGTGATGAAAAGTAAAATGAGCCTGAACAGAAATCGAGACAACGATGGAACGGCTCGAGAGCCATTGCTGGGCGACGAAAGTCCAGTGCACAACATGAGTAATGTTTGGACAGCTACGCCTAAATATACGAAATACTCGAAACTTGCCAACCAGACCGACAGTCCTAATCGGTTCGACTATGACAGTGATATCATGTCCATGCAAGAGAAGATGCTGACGAGCCAAAATGACCAGCTGCAAGTGATCAGCCACTCTGTCGGGTCATTGAAAACTGTTTCTAAACAGATTGGCATCGAATTGGACGAGCAAGCAGTGTAAGTACCTTTacctacgtacatacataatattgattCAACATGGTGGTTCAAAAATTAATAGAACATTTAATTACCACAAGTTGGGAGTGTACTTAACtacgtatttctttttacagGATGCTTGACGATTTGAATACAGAACTTGAAAATGCTGATTCTAAACTAGATTCGACGTTAAAGAAAGTCGCTAAGGTGCTCCATATGAATAACGGTGAGTtttcaacaaatatttcttGTGTGTCTATATGTTTAAATGTGGATCGTTGTATAGCGCGATATTCAAGTTCTACATACACCTACGAGACCAATGGCGTCCACATGTGGCTTTTCTAAGTGTTTTATTACAAGAAATTAAATGTTAGCTCTATATTTAAATCGCAGAAATAATTGTGTAATAAGACTCAGATACATCGAATGTGGCTTGCGGTTACAAATACATTAGTCTCGTTAGATTGTTCTAGGTATAATGTTaagtaatgttgtttatttatttatttcagatcGACGCCAGTGGCTGGCGATATTAATCCTGGTAGGCCttctaatgataatattaatattatttgttataatttgAAGCAAGTTTCAAATagattttgtttcaataaatgttaaatCATGTTTGTAGCTAAgtgatatataattatatgataaCGTCATACTATCTATAATCTGTCTGTACTATCACTTTGTAGATATTATCAATTAGAATTGTAACTGAATTGTTCATTTAagtcttattt containing:
- the LOC118282371 gene encoding syntaxin-6; amino-acid sequence: MTLEDPFYVVKDEVFKALNKTRGLYLRWQEISKAPTIPNSPEVEWTSTELRNALRSIEWDLEDLEDTISIVEKNSSKFKIDNKEISERRSFIEATKQEVKVMKSKMSLNRNRDNDGTAREPLLGDESPVHNMSNVWTATPKYTKYSKLANQTDSPNRFDYDSDIMSMQEKMLTSQNDQLQVISHSVGSLKTVSKQIGIELDEQAVMLDDLNTELENADSKLDSTLKKVAKVLHMNNDRRQWLAILILVGLLMIILILFVII